In Flavobacterium piscisymbiosum, the sequence AATAGTAAATTTTAGTTTGATCTTGATCTTTGTGAAATACGTGCAATTCATAAAGACCGTCTTTATAATAAATTTCCTTTACACTAGAGGAGAAGCGGCAGTTTTTGAGCTGTTTGATTACCCATTGACAGTATAGATTATACTCTTTACGCAGTACAAAGAAATTTTCGCGGATAAAAAATTTATACAATCGATCGGTCTTTTTAAGAAAATTTAAAAAACTAAACTGACTTTTAGGATCTGCCATTGAAACACAGTCGCATAAAAATGGAGTCTGCAATGTAACATGGTCAATAAGCAACCCGGGATGCCAGTTGAATTGCTCTTTTTGATCAAAAAAAAGTGATGAAACGTCATCAACTGATTCTAACAAAGCAGCTAAGCCTAAATTGAAAGGTCCAATTCCGATTCCTATTAGTGAATATATTTTACGATCTTCCATATTATTGGTTTATAAGATTAGGTTCTGCTTCAGCATTTATTACAATGTCTTGGTTTTGAGGAAATTTAGCCCAGTACCATTCGCGATAGCAAAAATTAAGATTGGAGGTTTTGTGCGGCATTTCAATAACTTTTTCGATTTTAAAGCCATGAAATGCTTTGTTCATCATCGAAGCTCTGGAATCGACAGCGCCTTCACCAACCATTTTACCCACTTCGGGTTGAGCAAATACATAATCGATCATGCATTGTGTAGCAGGTGAAACAAATTTCAGTTTAGGATCTGTTGGCGCAATAAATTGATGTGTTCCGTAATCAGTAGGCAGCACATCATAATAATCTCCCAATACATCGCGGGTAGGCCAATAAACTTCAATATTAAAAGTAGGTTCCCCGTTAGCCATTCCTATATAACTGTACAAACCATCTCCTGGAAGCAGGATTCTGTAATAGGTTTCAAGTTCGCGCAGAGGCCAGTCCATTTTCCAAGCTGCTTTTGCGTGGTCACGATGAAACCATTCGTGCAGCATTTCCAGGTCATTATCTATATCAAGAGGGCGTAAACTTATAGTAACATCTTCTTTAGGGAAATAACGATTGTAGACTAATTCTTTTCCTTTTGGATTTATCAATTGCTCTGAAAAAAAGCGTTTGTGTAAAACATTTGGAAAATTAATGCGGGTAACGCCAGCAGGATTACCACCGCAGTCAATATCATTGAGTGCCGTAAGTAAATTGCCTTTTACTTTCCAATATCTGCTTTCGAGAATAAACGTTACCAGACCGCTTTCGTCTTCTTTTTGTAAAACTTCTAAGGCATCATAAAGAATGTTTAAGAGATTTTTTTCATCTGCAAGTCCGTTGGCGCCAAAAGTATTTACAACGGCTAATATATTTCCTACCCAGAAATAATGAAGCAGTAAATTGAATAAACGATCGTCTGGTATAAACATTTTTCCGTTTTCAGAGAAACCGGGTACGATAGCATTTAATTGCTCTTCAAAAGATTTTCGGAATAAAAAACTTTGATTATCACGGAAAAATAATTTTTCAGGCATGAACGCTCCATTCAATTGTACAAGTGTATTTTGCTGATGCCACTCGCAAACCATTCCCTGTTCATTAAACATTTTTACTACGCTGTTAAGTATAATCTCAATGTATTTTTTGAACCAAAGCTCACTGGTTTTTTCTATAGATAATCCCGTTTGTTCAGAAGCTTTTTGAATGATGTTCTTCATTCTGGAAGGATCTCCCAATATGCTGTCCTGACATAAAGAAGCTAATAGACTAACATTATTTTCTTTTTCGGTTCCAGTACTTTTAAACGGATTGTATCGTACACTGGTAGAAAAACTATCCAGTACATTTCCGTTATAAGATACTGATATGAAACCCGGATCACAAATCAATTCAATATCAGGATATGTTTTTCTTACATTGTCTCCCCAGGCAGTCTGCATTAATCGTGATACATCATAACCTCTGTAAAGTTCATGGTAATGATTAATACGTTCTGCCCCTGTAATTTTAACATGAAGCGAAAATTTATACATATAATCACTTTCGTTATTGTATACGGTTCTTACCGAAGAAGTTGCTGTAAATTCTTTACCGAATACACCTAAATCGATAAGCAGATTTTCTTTTACCAGTGTATCAAATACGACTTGGTTTTTAAAATGTGAAGCTTCCCACGGATGAACCGGAAGTATTTTCCACTGCGGATATTTTTCCAGTAAATCGTGCAGATTTTTATCTTCTTTACCTGCTTCTAATACTGTTGCTTTTGCAAAATCAGAAGGCAAAACGTCGTCTACCGATTTTTCGGTAACCAAATCAGGATGCACTAAAAAATAATGCAGCTTAAAATATCCGCCGGTTTCGGGAGCATATTTTAAAACTTCAGCTTCCGTAAATCCTTCACGTCCTTTGGTAAGAGGGTGCAGTAAATGCCCAGCCGGAAATAATTGTTCTGCTTCAATAAAAGTCATTTCAGCTTTATTAAAATCCTGCCCGGAAGTTTTAAAATGTTCTAAAAACTGCGCTATTTTTTCGGTGCTCAGCTGCATTCTTTTTTTTACATTTTTAGAATCAGCCAAGGGATACTGCTGTCTTATATGGGTTGTAATTAGTTCCAGAAGACGATCTGCATCTATTTCTTTTATGGTTTCAGTACTAAGGTCACGTTCCATTACCGGAAAATCATATAAATGTCTGAAAGTTTCAGATCTGTAGCGTACAGGTGCATAGACTTCAACGTTATCAACAGGAAAATCTAATTTTAGATGAAGCTTATGATCATACTTTGACATATAAGATTTCAGCACAGGATCGTATTTAGGAACCCCTTCATAAAAACTGCTGTTACCTAATTCGCGCACGCAGCAGTTAAGTAAAATACTAAATGTAATATGGACTGCTTCCTGAGCAATCTCTTTAGGAGAAGATGTAGTCATTTCCGTGTTTTTTTATGATTGAAAGGATATTATTAATGTGTGCAATAGTCGTTAATGGGTTCAAAATGGTGAACTTTAGGTAAAAAATGCCATTTACTTTTGTGCTTGCCACTAAAACTTCGCCATTAAAAAACATTTTCTTTTTGATATGTAAATTCATTTTACAAGTGTCTCCCGGCCAGCCGTCTAGTTTATATCTAAAAACCAAAACGCTTAAATCAGAATCTGTTAAAAGTTCAAAATCTTTGTCGTTGTCTATAATTTCAGCAGTTTGCTGCGTAGTTTCGATAATGGTTTCCGTATACTGTCCCAGTTTGGTTCTTCCCATGTGGCGCAGTGTACACCATAACTTTAAAGCATCAAAACGGCGTGTACTTTGTACCAGAGACTTGTTAATTTGAGCCGGAAGTTCATCATAATCCTGCTCCTTAGGATTTAGATAATCGGCGTGGTGTTTTATAATATGAAGATGCTGTTTGTTTCTCACCATAAAAGCACTGCTGCAGATAGGCTGAAAGAAAGATTTATGGTAATCAATCGTAACAGAATCAGCTTGTTCGATACCGTTTAGAAGATGTTTGTATTTATCTGTCAGCAGTAATCCGCATCCATAAGCAGCGTCAACATGCATCCATAATTCATATTTTTTTGCCAGAATTGCAATTTCAGATAATGGATCAATATTTCCGAAATCGGTTGTACCGGCTGTAGCCACAATAGCAATAGGAATGTTGCCTTTTTCCAGCTCTTCAGTAATGGCTTGCTGTAATTTTTCAGCATCCATTCTATATCGGTTATCTGTAACAACCTGAACGATAGACTGCTCGCCAAGTCCTAAAATAGAAGCATTTTTTTGATTACTGAAATGAGATTTCTCAGAAACAAAAATTCTGAACTTACTGGCTTCCGGAGGGCATCCATTTAATTTGATATTCCAATTCAGGAATTTCAAAGCAAAATAATCTCTTGCCAAAAGCAGTCCCATAAGGTTACTCTGCGAGCCGCCGCCTGTAAAAATACCATCGCAATCGGCATTATATCCAATTTGTTCACCCGTCCAGGCAATCAATTTTCTTTCTATAAATGTTCCTCCGGCACTTTGATCATACGTATCCTGCGACGAATTAATTGCACTTATCAGTACATCTGCGGCCAAAGCAGGAATCACGACAGGGCAGTTTAAATGAGCTATATATTCTGGTAAATGATAGGCAGTTGCATGATTGACATAAATTTCATCAATCTCATTCCAAAGACTTTCATAATCCTGAAGCGGCACATCTAAGTTTACAGCTTCTACTTTATTTCTTATTTCCTCAGGTTTAATACCACTGAACGGAATTTTAGTATTTTCAAGAAAACCATTTACGCGTTTTTGCACTAATGCTATTGCATTGTTGTATTCTGCGCCAGAATTTTCATGAAAAATATCCTGATAAAAATCGTCAGTAGAACTTTTAACTAAGACATCCTGATCGTTGTCTAATAGGTTTTGCATAATGATTAGTTTTTAAAATTTGGGTTATTTAAAATAAGTTACTTTGTTAGAAACAGGGGTTCTCTTTTTTTTCGAGGGTTCAAGATCCTCAGGATAATATCCAACATAAATTAAACCGAGAGATTGTTCATTTTCGGCCAGGTCAAATTGCTTTAAATAATCAATTGCACCGGCAGATGTACTCCAGTAGCTCCCAATATTGTGGGCAGTGCAGGTGAGTGCGATGTTTTGAACGGCAGATGAAACGGCGGCAACTTCTTCCCATTCCGGAAGGTTTATTTTGAGATTTCGAACCATTACGACTCCAATAATACAGGCCGAATTAAGAGGATATTCTTTAAGTAGATTGTACTTTTCGATAGCTTCTTCAGCAGAAAATTTTTGAGAATAGAAGTCTTTGTAATAGTCTGCCAGAAAGGATCCTAGTTGATCTAAATAATTATCCTGTAAAATAATAAACCTCCATGGTTCGGTCATTTTATGCGTAGGTGCATAAGTTGCGTTTGTTAAAATTTCATTTAATAATTCATCCGGTATGTTTTGCTTAAAAAATTCATCAGCATAAACACTTCGTCTGGTCCGGATGATTTTTGAAATTTTATTTTCTCTATACGTAAAATCTGATGTCTTGATTTTACTGGGTTTAGTGCTAATATTCATATTTTTTTAAAAAATTATTTAAGAAAATTCTTTTTTTAAATGATAAAACAAATATATTTGTAAGTAGATTTTATTTAGAATAAATAAAAACAGTGCAAGCAAATGTAGAAATTAATCTTTATAAAAAAAATAAAACAGAAAAAATATTATACGAAATTCTCTACATTTCAAAAATGTATCAGAACAATGTTTTATTTGTATATGGTTTAGTTGTAGTAGTTTGTGTTTTTTATTTGTCCCCAATTTTTATTAACTATTAAATAAACTAATAAATGAAATCACAATCATTAATTGAAGATGAAATACCAGTAAAAGAAAATTATGCTTATCAGATTCCTACAAGCCCGCTGATAGTAGAGATTACGCCTCAGGAAAGAAATATTTTATCTAATGTGGGCTCACTTTTAGAGAAAGCATTTCAGAGCTATGAAAATCCAGATTATATAGAGGCGCTTCATTTTTATTCTTTTCAGCTTCTTCCGGAACGAATAGCCAGAATCTTAAGCCGTTTTGGAACAGATTTCTCTGCTGACCAGTACGGAGCCATCATTTTTAGAGGACTTCTTGAAGTAGATCAGGATCATCTGGGACCGACGCCCGCTAACTGGCAGAGTGCCGATTATTCAAAACTCAATAAATACGGCTTTATTTGTTCGCTGCTGCATGGAGCAGTTCCTTCGAAACCTGTCCAGTATTATGCGCAGCGAAAAGGCGGAGGAATTCTGCATGCCGTTATTCCTGATGAAAATATGGTTGCTACGCAAACAGGGTCAGGGTCAAAAACAAATCTGTATGTTCATACTGAAGATGCGTTTTTGCTGCATCAGGCAGATTTTTTAAGCTTTCTTTATTTGCGAAATGAAGAGAGAGTTCCTTCAACACTTTACTCGGTGCGATCACATGGCGGGGTTAATACGGTAATGGAAAAACTTTTTGATCCTATTTATCAATGTCCTAAAGATGCCAATTATGATGAAGAAACAAGTAACGGCCCGCTGGCTTCTGTTTTATATGGAAATAAAGAACTGCCTTTTATTAGATTTGATGCGGCAGAACAGATATTTAATGAAAAAGCAGGACAAACGCCTGAAGCGCTGTACAATTTAACTGAATTCTGGAACGAGGCTAAAGAGTTAATTAATAGTGATTATACACCAGATTCCGGAGACGTTATATTTGTTAACAATCATTTATGTGCCCATGGAAGAAGTGCTTTTACGGCAGGGCAGAGGGAAGAGAATGGTAAGATTGTAAAGTGCGAGAGACGACAGATGCTAAGAATGATGAGTAAAACCAGTCTAATTCATATAAGGTCGATGACGCACACAAATGATCCGTATTTTGTTATGGAAGAACATTTAGGGAAAGTTTTTGATCAGGATTAAGTAGTAAGACTGAATTAAAGGAGAGATGTCAAAGTGTTTTTGATGTCTCTTTTTGTTTCAGGTCAATACGAACTTTTAAGTTTTAAACTATTGATTTATAGTTTTTTAAAAGGATATAGCTTGTTTTTTTAGATCATTTTATACAAGATGTAAATAAGTTTGTATATTAAAAATCATTAATGAATATCCCTTATAGTATAACGCATGCTTTGTGCGATTCCTTTTTTAACTTATCTTCGCTCTTTATACACTTGTGAGTGCATTTAACTCCTTTAAAAATCTAATTTGTGAAAATAAAACAGGAAGACGTACAAGATAATCAGCTTAAACGTGGGCTGACTAACCGCCACATTCAGTTAATTGCTTTAGGCGGATCAATAGGAACAGGTCTTTTCCTTGGCATTGGTCCAGCGGCTGTATTAGCAGGGCCATCTGTTATTTTAGGATATGCTATTGCCGGAATTATCGCTTTTTTTATCATGAGACAACTTGGCGAAATGGTTGTCGAAGAACCTGTATCAGGAAGCTTTAGTCATTTTGCTTATAAATATTGCGGTTCTTTTGCCGGTTTTGCATCAGGTTGGAATTATTGGATTTTATATATTTTAGTCAGTATGGCTGAACTTACAGCTATTGGTGTTTATGTGCAGTTTTGGTGGCCTGAAGTTCCGCTGTGGGCATCCAGTTTATTTTTCTTTCTGGTTATTAATGCTTTGAATTTTGCCTCTGTAAAAGTTTACGGAGAAACAGAATTTTGGTTTTCAATCATAAAAGTTGTCGCAATTATTGCCATGATTCTCTTTGGTACTTACTTGCTAATAAGTGGAACAGGAGGAGAACACGCTACAATTCATAATTTATACAATGATGGAGGTTTCTTTCCAAAAGGGTTCTTTGAAAAAACTGCAACCGGTGATTTTCAGGGTTTACTATCAGCAATGGCGCTAATTATGTTTTCCTTTGGCGGTTTAGAACTCATTGGAATTACCGCTGCTGAGGCAGAAAACCCGGAGAAAAACATTCCAAAAGCAACCAATCAGGTTATTTACAGAATCCTTATTTTTTATGTTGGTGCATTGGTCATTTTATTTGCTTTATCACCATGGAGACAAATTACGACAGATAGTAGTCCGTTTGTAATGGTTTTTCAAAATTTAAACGGAATGGAATTTGAGTTGTTTGGCCGCAAAATATTTTTTACAAGCCTTATTGCCAATGTGCTTAATTTAATTGTATTAACCGCAGCTTTATCCGTATATAATAGTAGTGTTTATAGTAATTCACGTATGTTATATGGTTTAGCAGATCAGGGCAATGCGCCTAAATTTTTAATGAAGCTGAACAAACAATCGGTACCTATTAATGCCATTTTAATTTCTTCATGTTTTGCCGCTATTTGTATTTTAATAAATAAAATAATGCCAAAAGAGGCTTTTAGTATTTTAATGTCTTTAGTGGTTTCTTGTTTGGTGATTAACTGGGTTATGATTTCGTATACGCATCTGCAATTTAGACGTTCGAAAGACAGGGAAAACATAAAAACGAAGTTTGCTTCATTATTTTATCCCGTAAGTAATTATATCTGTTTTGTATTTTTATTGGGTATTTTATCCGTAATGTGGATCACTAATATGAAGTTATCCGTAGAATTAATTCCTATTTGGCTGGGTATTCTTTTTGCGTGTTATAAAGTTTTAAAAACAAAAAAGGAGTAGGGCTTATTATATGATTCATTACAAGGCATTGAAAGTTAATATATCGTTGACTTTCAATGCCTTTTTTAATGCTATGTTTTCGTTTTTAATATCAAAATTAAGACACAAAAGAAATCCCATTTCTATTGAAATGGGATTTTATTTTCGTTTGTTAATGTGCTTAATTACAACTATTTATTAGAGATATTGACTAAAATATTTTATACACACTTTATATTTTTAAAATATCACTAATTACCTTAATAAAACCATATTCTTCAAAATGACTCCAAAGGATAGGTACTGTCAAATTGTATTCTTTTCCTTTTGCCCATATAAGTTTGTATCCGCTATCTTCCATGTAAATACAACCATAATCTGCTTCTGTAGCACTACATAACTCTTTAAAATATTTGTCAATTGATGTTGAATTAGCAAAAAGACGACTCATACTACTAGTAACTGCCCAGAATTGAAGCTCTATGCAATTCTCCATTTTTGAAGAATAGTCATTAATGTAAATTTCAACATTGCCTATCCACCATTTGTTATCAGTAGTCTTATAATAATCGATAAAGTCAGATTCATCAACAGAATTTGGCTGATAAGATTGAGTTAGATCATATAAATGATACTCAATTATTTTATTGTCTTCATCAACTAAAATACATGTATCTATTTTTTGATTTATTCCAAAATTTTCAAGTAAGGTTTTGGATGTTTGTCCATTGGCATAATTATGAATTCTGTATAGTTCTTCATTAATGATTTCAAATGAGACTCTTTTTTTATCTGAACGCTCATAAATGAGTTTTAGAGCCCTCTTAAGGTTTTCTTTTTTAATGTATATTCTGTAATCGTAATCTAGTCCCATTTTTGCAATTCGTTTGAGTCAAATATATTGCTTTTAACTTTAAAAAGATTAAAAAGGAATTTTTGTCAGAGATATTTTTCCCACTTAAATTCGTTTGTGTTTATTGTTTTCGAACAAGAGAATCTATTATGATTAATATAATATATATCATTCTAAACTCTTAAAATGCGGTTAAGGCTCTTATACAAATGTTTGAATTGGAGTACAATCCGTTGAAACAAAAAACAATAAAAGATTATGGATTAAGGCAGTATTTTAGTCATTTTTTTTCAATTAATGCCATTTTTTCGAATATTTCATTTAATGCATCTTCCATAATTCTGGCTGTATCCGTACCACTTTGATTAGTAATAATAAATGCACCCAGATCGTATTTTGGAACTACATAGATATAGCATTGAGAACGTGGCACTCCACCGTGGTGAAGATAAAAGGTTCCCAGTTTTTTATCATCGGTTGCGATATTCCAGAAATAACCAATACTAAACGTATCATCAAATTTTGCAATTGTTTTATGTGATTCAGCAACGATTTTATTATTTTTCAACTGAAACTTAATATATTTAACCATATCAGGTATCGTCGATTTCATATTACCTGATGCTCCCCATGGTAATTGCGGCATTGGCGACGTGATTACACTATTATCGCTGTGATAACCCACCGCAAGCTTTTTGGCTTCCTGATTAGAAAGGTTGATTTTAGTGTTCTGCATTGCAATGTTTTCACCCAGGTAATCTGTTAGTAGTTTTTCATACTTTGTTTTATAAACTTTTTCTAAAATAAAAGCTATAAGTTGGCTGCCTGCACTTGAATAAGAATATTTATATCCCGGAACAGTATCAATTTTGACTTTATGAAGATCTCTTAAAAAATCTTTTTGTCCGTAATTTTTATAAAGTGCATTGATTTTTGCAGGAGTATCGTGGCTTGTGAAGTTCTGCAGAATTGTATTTGCTTCAAGTGGCAGCATATTTGGTAATCCGCTTGTATGAGAAAGCAAATGTTTTACAAGAATAGGCTGATTCCCGTACTTTAGATTTGGATAATTTTCTGGTAAATACTTCTGAACTTCATCTTCGATATTCAATTTCTTTTCGCTGACTGCTTTTGCGGCAAGTGTTCCTGCAAATGTTTTGCTTAAAGAACCTATTTCATAAATTGTTTCATTATCAGGGCAATTATTTTTTCCTTGCTCTAATTCTCCGTAATGACCAATGAATTCTTTTCCCTGATAAACTATTGCTATCGAAGCAGAATGAATTAAAGGTTTTTTAATCATTCTATTTGCCGCACTATCGATTATAATTTTAATGTTTTCTGTTTGTGAACTCTGAGCCAGACAAAAGATAGAGGATAGCAAAAGAATTAAAAGGAATCTATTTTTCATAGTTTTAAGCGGTTATACTTTTTATATGGAATTGATTAGATTATTGAATGCCTTTTTTAATGGAGATAAGGATAGCTTAATTCGCTTTTTCATATTGCATCATTTCTGCATTATTTTCAGAGATGATAACCAATTTGGCTTTAGTAAGCTCCTTGATTTTTACTTTTCTGTTCTCCTTAGGAAATGTTATCGATAACGTATTGTCGCTTCTTGAAAAAGTACCTTCTACGGTACTTATGTCACAGGATGTGTTGCTGGTTTCGTCAGTCTGTACCACAATAATAGAGTTTTGCTCAAAAGCCAAGCTTTCGTTCAGACGGCATTCACTTAAAGGCTGTCTCATACCGGAAACATACAATGCCTTTAGCTGCCAGACACCTTGAATATCTCCTGATGTGTCATCTGGGATAATTTCACTACTGTTTGAGCAAGAGGTTAAGATGAGTAAAAATAGTGAGAGCAAGTATCCTTTTTTCATCGTATTGGGTTTTCTTTTTTTTATAGTCTATTTGAAATTGAATGTGCAAATCAAATATAGAATTAATCTTTATATTTGGATTATTAAATTAATAAAAATGAGCGAAAAAATTAAACCGTATGCCTTAATAACTGGAGCCAGCAAAGGCATTGGAAAATCAATTGCTTATGAATTGGCTAAACAGGGTTATGCACTATTGCTTGTTGCAAGAAGTGAGAAGGAATTAAAAGCACTATCTGACGATCTTCAACTTAAATTCGGTATAAATGCTTTTATTTTGCCAATTGATCTTTTGATAAATGGTGCATCACTAAAAGTAACCGATTGGATAAAAACGAATCACTATCCGGTTGGCATTTTAGTCAACAATGCAGGTTATGGTGTGTGGGGCGATTTTAGTCAGTCTTCTCTAACCGATCAGCTTGGCATGATGCAGCTAAATATGAATGTAGTTGTAGAATTTTCACATTTATTAATACCCATACTTTTACAAGAAAAGCAATCCTATATTCTAAATATATCCAGTACTGCTGCCTACCAGGCTGTACCTACGCTGGCTGTTTATTCGGCTACAAAGGCTTTTGTTTTATCGTTTACACGTGCCTTGCGTTTCGAACTTGCCCAAACTTCAATTTCAGTAACTTGTTTTAGTCCGGGTCCTGTAGATACTGGTTTTGCCGAAAGAGCTGGTTTAAGCGCTTTTAGCAAAATGGCCGAAAAGTTTAATATGCAGCCTGATGAAGTTGCAAAAATGGCTGTAAAAGCCATGTTCAGCAAAAAATCAGAGGTTATTCCGGGTTTTACCAATATTATTTCGGTTTATGCCAACCGTATACTACCAAAGGCATTTATCGAAAAAACCGCAGCCGGAATTTATAAAATTTAATTTTTTCAAAAAAATAAAAAAATATTCTTTATAAAATAAAAAATTATATTAAGTTTGTATTAAATTCTACTAATTCTATAGAGTATGTCAAATAATAGAAAAAATATGTTCAATTTATCTGAAAACCGAATGCACGCCAACATGCTAATGTTTTGTTGTTGCTGTTGTTGTTATTCTGTTTTAGATAAAATTACAAACTATATTATTTCATTTATTTAATCTATATTATCATGGTATCTTCTTATAAAACCTTTACCCTTACTGACCAATTAACTAATGAGCAAATTGCGTTTTTTAACGAACATGGATTCATCCATTTCAAAAAATTTATAAATCCGGAAACGGTTTCATCCATCATTGATGCTTCCAAACAAGTGGAGCAAAAATGGATTGACAACGATCTTCAAAAAGTAAACGGCGTTCCAATTAAATACGGAAAAGATTTAGACGGCTCTCCAATTGTACAACGTTTTGCTTTTATCAATCAACATCATCAAACATTAAGCGGTCTTTTACTTGATCCAAGATTCAATAGTTTATTACCATTGGCAGGCGAGGGTTCGAGATTAGGTACTGAAGAAAAAGACGGAATGGTTTTTAATCATTATATCAACGGACCTGAAAGTAAGTTTACTAAAATGGGCTGGCATACAGATGGTTTGAGAGATATTTTTTATGGTGCAAAATTAAACCCGATGCTCAATGTGGGGATTCATTTAAGCACTTTAAAACCTGAAAACGGAGGCCTTAAAATCATTCCGGGTACTCACAAGCAAAGTGTTTATCAAATGCTTTTTCGTAAAAAATACTTTTTAGATAATAAACCTGATCCACAGGAAGTTTCTATCACTCCGGAAGCTGGAGATTTAACCATTCACGATGGCCGTTTGTGGCACAGAGTGGCAGAATCAACTATCCGTGGCGAAGAGAGTAGAAGGAGGGTTATTTATATTCCGATTATTGCAGGAAAATATGCTCCTAAAAATGAGAACAGTCCAACGGTTTTCTATCAACGTTTTGCGGGTATTGTTAAGTAATATGCTGATTATTATCGCATTTAGTTATCTGGTTAGATCAGGTAAGCTAAAAAGAACCACTGATTTTTTTAAAAATACGCAAAGAAAAATAAAATTTAAAATTATAAAAGTAGAACTGGCTATAGTGTCAGGCTTACAAATATTGCGCTATTAATGGAGAACGAAACACAGGTTGAAAATCATAATGTAATTGTACAACGAACATTTTCAGACCGTAAGAGAACTAATATTTTAAAAAGGGCAGAACAGTCAACGATTGTATTTTTGCTTCCAAAAGTGCCTAAATTAATTTCACCAAACGTACTCACCCTAATTGGTACGCTTGGTTCTGGATTGGTTTTCCTGGCTTTTGTTTTAGGTACTTATTTCGCCAATTGGTATTTACTTTTGGGTATTATTGGTTTGGTTATAAATTGGTTAGGAGATTCATTAGACGGAAGATTGGCTTATTTCAGAAATATTCCACGCCGTTGGTATGGTTTTGCACTCGATATTATTGCCGATTGGATTGGTATTGTACTTATTGGCTTTGGCTACTACATTTATGCTGAAAATGGCACACAAATAATAGCCTTTGCTTTTGTCGCATTGTATGGCTGGTCGATCATCATCAGCCAGTTGCGCTACAAAATAACCAATGAATACAGTATAGATTCCGGATTTGTTGGTCCAACAGAACTAAGGTTTATTATTGCTTTAATTTTAATTCTGGAAGTTTTATTTCAGGGATCAATAACCTATTTGGCTGGTTTCATCACTATTCTCTTATTTATAATCAATGTTATTGATAGCTTAAAACTTTTAAAGCTGGGCGATTTAAGAGATAAAAACCAAGACTGATATGTTCAGCAAAAAATCCATTTCCACTTTTCTGCAAGCACAAGTTGCGGCATTTTTAGGCGGCATTACCGATTATGGTTTAATGATTTTATTGACAGAAGTATTCAAATTGCATTTTACCTTTTCTATTCTAATCTCCGGAACCATTGGCGCAATTGTCAATTTCAGTATCAATAGATTTTGGGTTTTTAAGAATCAATCCGGTTATAGCAGCCGTATCAATAGTCAGCTTTTTAAATTTGCATTGGTGGTTTTGGGAAGTATTTCCTTGAAATCATTTGGTACACTTATTTTGCAAAAATCATTTCAAATCGATTACAG encodes:
- a CDS encoding GNAT family N-acetyltransferase, which gives rise to MTTSSPKEIAQEAVHITFSILLNCCVRELGNSSFYEGVPKYDPVLKSYMSKYDHKLHLKLDFPVDNVEVYAPVRYRSETFRHLYDFPVMERDLSTETIKEIDADRLLELITTHIRQQYPLADSKNVKKRMQLSTEKIAQFLEHFKTSGQDFNKAEMTFIEAEQLFPAGHLLHPLTKGREGFTEAEVLKYAPETGGYFKLHYFLVHPDLVTEKSVDDVLPSDFAKATVLEAGKEDKNLHDLLEKYPQWKILPVHPWEASHFKNQVVFDTLVKENLLIDLGVFGKEFTATSSVRTVYNNESDYMYKFSLHVKITGAERINHYHELYRGYDVSRLMQTAWGDNVRKTYPDIELICDPGFISVSYNGNVLDSFSTSVRYNPFKSTGTEKENNVSLLASLCQDSILGDPSRMKNIIQKASEQTGLSIEKTSELWFKKYIEIILNSVVKMFNEQGMVCEWHQQNTLVQLNGAFMPEKLFFRDNQSFLFRKSFEEQLNAIVPGFSENGKMFIPDDRLFNLLLHYFWVGNILAVVNTFGANGLADEKNLLNILYDALEVLQKEDESGLVTFILESRYWKVKGNLLTALNDIDCGGNPAGVTRINFPNVLHKRFFSEQLINPKGKELVYNRYFPKEDVTISLRPLDIDNDLEMLHEWFHRDHAKAAWKMDWPLRELETYYRILLPGDGLYSYIGMANGEPTFNIEVYWPTRDVLGDYYDVLPTDYGTHQFIAPTDPKLKFVSPATQCMIDYVFAQPEVGKMVGEGAVDSRASMMNKAFHGFKIEKVIEMPHKTSNLNFCYREWYWAKFPQNQDIVINAEAEPNLINQ
- a CDS encoding nitroreductase family protein; protein product: MNISTKPSKIKTSDFTYRENKISKIIRTRRSVYADEFFKQNIPDELLNEILTNATYAPTHKMTEPWRFIILQDNYLDQLGSFLADYYKDFYSQKFSAEEAIEKYNLLKEYPLNSACIIGVVMVRNLKINLPEWEEVAAVSSAVQNIALTCTAHNIGSYWSTSAGAIDYLKQFDLAENEQSLGLIYVGYYPEDLEPSKKKRTPVSNKVTYFK
- a CDS encoding taurine catabolism dioxygenase TauD yields the protein MKSQSLIEDEIPVKENYAYQIPTSPLIVEITPQERNILSNVGSLLEKAFQSYENPDYIEALHFYSFQLLPERIARILSRFGTDFSADQYGAIIFRGLLEVDQDHLGPTPANWQSADYSKLNKYGFICSLLHGAVPSKPVQYYAQRKGGGILHAVIPDENMVATQTGSGSKTNLYVHTEDAFLLHQADFLSFLYLRNEERVPSTLYSVRSHGGVNTVMEKLFDPIYQCPKDANYDEETSNGPLASVLYGNKELPFIRFDAAEQIFNEKAGQTPEALYNLTEFWNEAKELINSDYTPDSGDVIFVNNHLCAHGRSAFTAGQREENGKIVKCERRQMLRMMSKTSLIHIRSMTHTNDPYFVMEEHLGKVFDQD
- a CDS encoding pyridoxal phosphate-dependent decarboxylase family protein — encoded protein: MQNLLDNDQDVLVKSSTDDFYQDIFHENSGAEYNNAIALVQKRVNGFLENTKIPFSGIKPEEIRNKVEAVNLDVPLQDYESLWNEIDEIYVNHATAYHLPEYIAHLNCPVVIPALAADVLISAINSSQDTYDQSAGGTFIERKLIAWTGEQIGYNADCDGIFTGGGSQSNLMGLLLARDYFALKFLNWNIKLNGCPPEASKFRIFVSEKSHFSNQKNASILGLGEQSIVQVVTDNRYRMDAEKLQQAITEELEKGNIPIAIVATAGTTDFGNIDPLSEIAILAKKYELWMHVDAAYGCGLLLTDKYKHLLNGIEQADSVTIDYHKSFFQPICSSAFMVRNKQHLHIIKHHADYLNPKEQDYDELPAQINKSLVQSTRRFDALKLWCTLRHMGRTKLGQYTETIIETTQQTAEIIDNDKDFELLTDSDLSVLVFRYKLDGWPGDTCKMNLHIKKKMFFNGEVLVASTKVNGIFYLKFTILNPLTTIAHINNILSIIKKHGNDYIFS